A window of Enoplosus armatus isolate fEnoArm2 chromosome 3, fEnoArm2.hap1, whole genome shotgun sequence contains these coding sequences:
- the apcdd1l gene encoding protein APCDD1-like gives MKCAEAGNMSSGCFSHLLRGVWLLWLWQAVFVAGTGSKLWEVPTASFTSSSNLSESVQWEQDCQYRHLQDRVRITADIPPRLDGTWVSTRCEVRPGPEFLTRSYTFHPSRHFQALQHYYTDSGCEDPAYSLMIRGKLRLRQASWITRGGTEAEHHLSKVGIVVHSPAAKQRLASSLPPTCVGLTLGRAVPGKLYELYNTRAGRGCLAALGFSMMEMGLIRVETQHRSHGGKVQELLLGDIHTDWTQRTQYRPTGYQQPLQNAMHHIHPCPVCALVYRSSEQRPPVLPRSPAAPLSLAGRWVSQRCETRPNVLFLTRDFTFDPGQHAWEGIYRHYSDPACSLPTFTLRASGHYAQGNPSAKVSGATEFVFKVTQVRVTAAEASTAKLLNGTRPGKCGRAGGWEVGVEQDLTPTDGCTLLGIKLPHKEYELFKPELDHRKHPLLFIGERPADGSSPDRPQRRPTSFQAPLVLCSGGETQPSHRYGSGFNSKQVQLAASGTERLAHLVLLVLGSVLCSWFCVY, from the exons atgaagtGTGCGGAAGCCGGAAACATGTCAAGCGGATGTTTCAGTCACCTGTTGAGGGGAGTCTggctgctgtggctgtggcAAG CTGTGTTTGTGGCTGGAACTGGGAGTAAACTGTGGGAGGTGCCCACAgcctctttcacttcctcctccaacCTCAGTGAGAGCGTGCAGTGGGAGCAGGACTGTCAGTACCGCCACCTACAGGACAGAGTGAGAATCACAGCAGACATCCCCCCAAGGCTGGACGGCACATGGGTGTCAACAAG ATGTGAAGTTCGGCCCGGTCCAGAGTTCCTCACCCGCTCCTACACTTTCCACCCCAGCCGTCACTTCCAGGCACTGCAGCACTACTACACAGACAGTGGCTGTGAGGACCCAGCCTACTCCCTGATGATCAGGGGGAAGCTTCGTCTGCGCCAGGCCTCCTGGATCACCCGCGGGGGCACCGAAGCTGAACACCATCTCAGCAAGGTGGGCATCGTGGTCCACAGCCCCGCAGCCAAACAGAGGCTGGCCTCCAGCCTGCCTCCGACCTGCGTGGGTCTGACCCTGGGCCGAGCGGTGCCGGGGAAGCTGTATGAGCTGTACAACACCCGGGCAGGGAGGGGGTGTCTGGCAGCGCTGGGCTTCTCCATGATGGAGATGGGACTGATACGGGTGGAGACCCAGCACCGCAGCCATGGAGGGAAGGTCCAGGAGCTGCTCTTAGGGGATATTCACACTGATTGGACACAGAGAACTCAGTACAGACCTACAGGGTATCAACAGCCACTGCAGAATGCCATG CATCACATCCACCCCTGCCCTGTGTGCGCCCTGGTGTACCGCTCCTCAGAGCAGCGCCCCCCAGTGTTGCCCCGCAgccctgcagctcctctgtctctggcCGGCCGCTGGGTCAGCCAGCGCTGCGAAACCCGTCCCAATGTTCTCTTCCTCACCCGAGACTTCACCTTTGATCCTGGCCAGCACGCATGGGAGGGCATCTACCGGCACTACTCGGACCCTGCCTGCTCTCTGCCCACTTTCACCCTGAGAGCCTCAGGTCACTACGCTCAGGGAAACCCCTCCGCCAAGGTCTCAGGAGCCACTGAGTTCGTCTTCAAGGTCACCCAGGTGAGAGTCACAGCTGCAGAGGCGTCCACGGCAAAGTTGCTGAATGGGACGAGGCCAGGAAAGTGTGGTCGGGCAGGAGGCTGGGAGGTCGGGGTGGAGCAGGACTTGACCCCCACAGATGGGTGCACCCTGCTGGGCATCAAGCTGCCACATAAGGAGTATGAGCTCTTCAAGCCTGAACTGGACCACAGGAAACACCCGCTGCTGTTCATTGGAGAGAGGCCGGCTGATGGGTCCAGTCCAGACCGACCACAGAGGAGGCCCACTTCCTTTCAGGCTCCCCTGGTGCTTTGCAGTGGGGGGGAGACACAGCCTTCACATCGCTATGGCTCGGGTTTTAACAGTAAGCAAGTCCAGTTAGCAgccagtgggacagagagactGGCACACctggtgttactggtgttgGGATCGGTGCTGTGCAGCTGGTTCTGTGTTTATTAG